The stretch of DNA GACAACCCTCCTTTCCGATGAAGGAGCAAGCAGCAACTCCTCCCCATCTCAGCatgacacacaaagaaaactaTCAAGAGGAGATAGCAAAGAAACTAAGTTGGAAGCACTATACGACTTGACAGGCAGGAATACAGTTGGAATtcataaagatgaaaatatCTTTCTGAATAAAGACATTCCTATGCAGGATCCTCAAGCCGACCAGAGAGAGGTTGGCatgcaaagcagcagcagcagctctgtttCCTCTGAATCCCTGACCTCTATTAAAAGCACTGGCTTTTGTCCAGATCAGCCACGACACACAGAAGCTTGCAAAGACAACATGTTTGAAAGACAAGGTTCACCAGGTGAAGCCAGTCCTTCCCAACAGCAGAAAAGGCACAAAGAAATCAGTAACATCACTACTGGTTCCCGCTCAACTCAGCCCGATGATAGCAGCCAAGAGTTGCACAAAGAGCTGCTGTCTGAGGTACGGAAACTCAGCAACTTTGAAGCACACGAGCAACCAGAGGGTCCGACACCAACTCATGAGCTGATCACACCTTTTCTCAAAGAATCGCAAGGCAAACCTAGTGGGAAGCCATTTTCAGAATGGGTTCACAGAGACAGAGATCTATGGTCTTTACAgacccaaacaggaagtgatggcTCCTACCTTGGCTTCCTTCCACAGTCTCAATCTACACCAGGCGTTTTCTTTGCGCCACTGAAATTCGATGTCAAGACTAAACTTGCACATCTTTCAGCCATAGAATCTAACATAGAAACCTTTTACCCATCAATCACGGGTGCACACTCAGCTGATGGCCGTCTCCCAGACACGGAAGATCCTCTGGAGGCTTCTCACAAAGTCCATTCCCTCCCTAGTCTCAACTATCTGCAGAAAGTTGATGCCTGGAAGACAAAAGAAAGCTCAGAGAGGACCCCACCATTAGAAGGCCTAGCACTGCACAGACCTTCGGGAGTTCCTCCTAAAAAAGGTGATGAGGGAGGATCCAACACCTTTATCCAGCAGCCTTCCACCAACCAGGATGCTACACAGATCTCTTCTTCTACACCTTCAGGAGGTTCTTCTCCTAGACGAGGAGAGGCTGTAGGCGGAGCTCCCGGTGACTTAGAGAATAAGGGATCTGCTACGCCACCTTCTGCCTCTCCCTTCGGCAGATCACAGTCCCCCTCGTCCCTTGGTACAGTTGTCATGGTCGCTGACAAGCACCAGCTGACCAACACTGCTCCAGAAAATAAGATTCAGGGCCTGAAGGACACCCTTCCTTCACCCAGTACCACCACTCAACCCTCACGTTTCAAGAGCCTTGGTCACTTCAGTGACGTCTCCGAACTCTCAAGTTCCCAAGATAGCTACACAGAAATTAAAGTAGGACCTTCTGTCGGAACCTCTTCTGTCGTCAGCCTTGAGCTTGATAATTATGCCCCCTACTGGACTTTTAAACATTCAGCAACGTCACCATCTCCTCCAGGGCCTAAAGAGCTCAACATTGATGAACGGATTCCTGTAAGttgctctgattttttttgtttgtttgtttgaagtCAATGTATTTTAGATAACAGATTATCCAGTTTAATATTTATGTGAACATAGTTATCTGATAAGTTCTCCCTcgtttttttctattagttgtATCTTCAAAACCTTGGTATCGACCAAACTCCGTCAAAAATCCTGACTCCGTTTGCACCTAGAGGGCCCATCAGAGAACCAGAGTTCTCTCCCACTGATCTCTGTACTAGTAAAGGATCTTCTGGAACTTCTTCAGAGAGCACCCAACCTTCAGAGAGTAACAAACCTTATAATGACCTTCACTGTATGATAGGCAACGTGGTGGAAATACTTGTCagcaaatgtaatgttttaacaGCTGCAGCTAATAGAGTGATCAAATAAGATCCACATTTTAAACATGATACTTCATTGAAATTTTAAAGTCCTGGTCTGTTTTTAGTTCTGCAAGCATTAAGGAACGCCCAGCCATGAAGCAATACAGAAGAGCATGACATTTTTCTAGTCcggaaaaatatgaaaaagggATATTTGGTATTTGGCTTCAATaatcagtccatccatccatccatccatctgttcatctatagcacaggtgtcaaactccaggcctggagggccactgccctgcaacttttagatgtgcctctgctgcaccacacctgaatagaataattaggtcgttAGCAAagggtctggagaactgatctacacaaggaggaggtaattaagccatttcattccagtgttttgtacctgtggcacatctaaaaactgcaggacagcggccctttaggactggagtttgacacctctgaTCTATAACATCCATtaatttttcctttcactcagcAATCTTCCATTCAGATCCATCCATCATTCCAACTTCCCATGTCTTTAGTTGTCACATTTACAGCCTAAATTCATAAAGAAACGTTgaatttaaactgtaaaaagtgAGCTAAAAGGAAAGAGAACTATGGAAAATGATGTAATATTCGcaagaaaactgtttataaCCATGTGTCATCTTTATGAAACAAGTCTAAAACTGTGTTTGtggttcattttttttgtaagttcaAAATAggcacaaaaatgttaaatatacaTCAATTATTAATGACTAATAATTTTTGTCTTGTATTCAGGTAGCAGTCCCCATAAAGGCGAGTTCTCCAGGTCCAGCGTTCTGTCGGTGGATTCCAGTTCATCCATCCCTCTCAGCACGGACAGTCTTGGTCTGGTTTCCTCGCCGTCAGAGCAGGTCAGAGTGAAGACCTCTCCTCCGTCCGACACAGAAGCCACTCAGAGGGAGAGCAGACCGGCTTCCTGCTCCGGGGCCGGTGAACGCTCCCACTCCTCTGTCCTGATCCAAAACAGCAAGCAGGATTTCAAGTCCGTCGCTGTAAACGTCTCTGATACAGATACAAAGTCATCTGTCCGGAGCAGCGATAATACGGATCAAGATGCGGAGAATTCCTTTGTTAGCACAAAGGCATTGTCAGAGATCCGTAAGCTACTCTCTCAAGCAGAGGACATGATATCTACGGCGTCTTCCACGTCTTCGTCGGGACCTAATGCAACGCTTCTCTTCTCTGATAAAGACATTTTCAGGCCACCAAACACAACAACCAGCTGGCTGCAGAACTCCTCGTTCTCTTCCTCTATTTCCACCTCCACTGGCGGAGACATAAAGTCTCATTCCTCTCCACCGTGGGCCAGGTCTTCCTCAGACTCCATACTTACATCAGAGAAACCAAACCAAAGCTCCACTGGGCTAGAGAATTTGACGTCGTCTGAGCAACCCGATAGTCCATCCACACAAGCCCGGCGGACAGAGCCGGAAGGATGCAGCGCGGCACCTCCAGATAAAATACAGACACAGCCGTCAACAGCCGCAAGTACAACTCAGTTGAACGCGGTTCTTGAAGAAGATaatggagaagaagaaaagactaTACCTAGTGATCTTGGTGCAGAGAGTCGCTCTTCCTTCCCCGTTTGCGAGGACGCTGACCAGGGAGTGATGAGCGACAGCAGCAGTGAGAGCTCACTGGCAATCAGAGTGGCCAAACTGCTGCAGAATGAATCGTCAGCCACCATGACGTCGAGCACGCCCAGCGTCACAGATCAGGAAGAGGGCAAGGCCAGAGGTAAAAGATTCACATCCggtcatctttttgtttttgttcaaattaaacCAAACCAAGAAGAAGGATCAGAAAGCTCTTCCCTGTAAGGCTGTTGCTGTTGGAGGTGCTTGCATTTAGTTCAATTTTTAATCTCTGGAACGTACAGGTACAGAGAGACGTCGACTGTTGCCAATACAACAggtagtgatacaaatcactaCCAAGTTCTGATTGGTAGTGATTGGTAACCAAATTAAAGTGTAAAACTTTGTTGCTCCTTTAATTCACTCTTTAGTTGGAACTGCTCATTTCACTGGCTACTTTCTTTTCAGACTACGTTAATCCCACATGTATTTATGTTCCCATATTTCAGAGTGGATAAAGTCAAAGGTTTTGGGACAGCAGCGTGACCTGCTGCTGTTGGACGTAGAAGACAGACGGCACATTGAAGAAATCAAGAAACAGCTCCTGATGAGAAACCCTCTCAAAGTAATAATCTTTGATACACTTTAAGAGAAGAGAATCAGAAATTTGTAGTTGCattacaaaatgtaacaaatagttattttttatatttgtcatttttatgtcaGCCTTTCATCTCTGAAGAGTGTAGGTGCTCAAGGTAACCTGCGTGTTTGCAATTTCTTGCAAAGTGTgccagaaaaataaactatttccCTGTTTTAGGGTTGCTGTGTACAGATTTTTCTGGGGTTCTTTAAGCTTAATTAATGCAAAGCGACTGGCTAAAATGTTTGTATTCCTTCAACTTTTTAGATTCCGTCATATTATCGTCATCACAAAATATCCTAAAAAAAGAATTGCCAACCCTATGGCAAAGTGAcgtaatgtgaaaatattttggggTGTGAATGCTTATATTTTAAGCCGAAGATTGCCCATGTTTGCTGTGGAAAAAAGATTTTGtagtttcttcttgttttttggaGGCCTTTAAAaacttccttgttttttttcccctttcttccAGAGCCAAGGGAGCACAGATACAGAAAGCAGCAGCGTGGCCTCCAGTGTTTGGGTCCACAAAGAGACCAATGTCCCCACAGCAGCCGAAACGTTTCCTACCCTCAGCATTGCTAACAAGCAGCTAGCCGTCCACCCAGACCCTCACAAGACGCTACCGAGCAACCTTCACCTCGATCTAGAAGCCAGAGTTTGCGCTATCGCTGCCAGGGAAGGAGTAACACTCTCTACTAAAAGACCCCAGGCCCTTCCATCCATCAGCATACCCACTCAAAGGAACTCTGTGACCTCCTCACCTTCCAATTCGACCCCCACTTCCACTTCTGCTCTAAGTCCAGCCTCAGACCCCCTCCACCTGGCAGAGCTTTCCACTGGAACATCATCATCCAGTAAATGTCTTTCAACCAATCTGGATGAATCTGAGATGATTCCTTTAGTCCAGATTACAAGAGAACCGCCATCTGTGCATGATGAAAGTACCAGAAAGAGGCGAGACACGGTGGGAGGCCAGGGTGAGGAACTTTCCCCAACCGCCACGCAGGCTGTAGGTAAACAGGATGTGGGGACAAATGTCCAGTCTAGTTCTTTTCTGGCCATCAGTCAGGGATTCAGGACAGGTCATTTCACTCTGCTgcctaaaaatattttggccTCCGCTGCCCACTGTCCTGGTTCTGGTGCCGCCTCCGCCGCCCTGAGGGACTCGTCTTTGACCGCCTGCAGTCCAGACGAAGGTGTCGGGTCGTCGAGTCCGGCAGAATGGTATGACGGCGGGAAGCCGGCGGCTGACAGGTCAGACGCTTCCACCATTGATCCTCAGGGAAAGGGCATCACACCGTCGAGTCCTTATCCTGTTGAAGCACCTGGTAGGCTCACAGTGAAGTGTTTTTTATAGGGTTTTCTTTGAGTTTCATACTTTTATtaccacttttaaaaaatacaaaaaaaaccgTGGCGATAACAGTTTACATGCCGTCACTCGTCTTCCTTCCACCAGTGGCTGTGCTGCTGCCTTACAAACCTCGCGGCAGTGAGGAGCTCTTCTATGTTCCTCAGATGGAAGCTGATGTTTCCTCCACCAACCGGTCTGACACCACCATGGAGAGCTCTCACACAGGTACGGCGCAGAAATATTCATACTGCCTAGAACTTTGCCGCTCTGTCCCGATCCAGCATTTAGTCTGATCCAGCCCTTCTATCCAGCAATGCTTGTATCCCTCTGATCCATTGGATAATAGTAAATGGGTCAGTTGTTCTCATACCGCTTGATGTTAACTATTGTTCTCTGTCTGAGTATTATCACTTGATCAACTCTTTTCTAACATCCCACACTACAAAATAAGTTATAAAAGTATGTCTGACTTGTATTGATATTGTATCTGGTCAATATCGGTATCGGTTGATACTCAAAGCTGCATTATCGGTATCATTTCGGAAGTGAAAAAATTGTATCTGGACACTACTAATATAGATATATTTCTATCTATGTATGTCTGTTTAATATGGTGGTAGTTGTTACCGCAGTAACGGACAGTGTGTGTCCGGTAAACCAAATTTGAGGGTTCAACTGAAAGCCTTTGAGTGGAGAAGGAAGAGCAGATTCCTGTCATGTCTGTTAAAGGAGAGCAGGTGGTCCATTGTAACACACACCGCTCAGCACGTCCATTATTCATGTTCAGGGGCTGAGTTAGACAAAGGCAGAGCTGCAGCCTGAGTAGAGAGGTGGAGGTGGGGCAGACTGGAGCCTCTTGAATGCTGGTTGGGAATATTCAGTTGCTTCCCCAGCagctttttgtctttgtctaaTTCGATTGGCTCTCGTTGTGATGTAAGCAACCGCCGGTAAATTCCCCCCAGGGTCAGACGACGCCGTGCCTCCCACCTTCAGCAGCGAAGTCCTTGGGGATCAGGACCCCAGGCTGGACCGCGGAGTTGCGTTCAGACACCAGGAGGGCATCTACAGCAAGAGGCTGAGAACAGCTATCGTCACAATGGCAgaccccacacacacaggtgaGCTGAACACACCCAGAACATGGGGACATGAGATCTGATGCTGGGCAGGAGACATGATGGTTACTGCTCTCAAGGAAAGACATCTTAATGCAGTCACTTTgtaaatagtaaataataaCGATCATCACTTCCTTCCTAGTTTCATCCTTCCTCATTCCCTCCATCAGtgtcttccttccttcctttctttcttcttccttccttACTCCTTTCCCCTCGCTCTCGCATTTCATTCTTCCTCCCTTGTCTCTTTCtaccttccttcctttctctgTCCCTTGTTTCATCCTTCCTTCATGTTCTATCACTCCCTTCCTTGTTTCTTCCTCCTTGTTTCCTcccttctctccttcctcccatccatccagccacccagtaataataataatctctcCATATCTTCTTTATGAACAGTAGAtgttcctgcagcagcagaccGAGGGTCTCCAGCTCTGATCCAGGGTGTGAAGCCGTCTTCCCAGGAATCATCTACCTTTACCAGAGCGCCTTCAATCAACCTCAAACCCTCCAGTAGGGATCAGGGTACCAGCCCGATCCACTTCCCCCAGTACGAACCAACAGAGCTGACTCATGACAGGTTTCATCCAGCACACTTAGAAAGGGTGCAAACCGAGACCAGAGAGCGAGAACTTCCTCCGCCGGCCCCCCGACAGGGCGCTAGGACCCTGGACCACCTGTGGCAGAAGTTCTGTGATCAGCGGACCAAGGACGAGGCGCGTCCCACCGGCGATAAAGACGCTTCCCTGTTGGAGCGACTGGAGCGTCTGTCTCGCGTGATTCATCGCACGCAGGCTACTCAGGAAGCCGAGAGCCAGGAAGAGCGGAGTAGTTACTTTCCTGGAAGGACACCGAGAAAAGAACGAAAGGAGATTAAATGGAGCGAACACGGCGGAGTGACAGATAGGGGTTGGGAAGCGGGGGGAGGAGAGGCGGAACATCCAACCCAACTGAGCCACCCGTCCTCCCCAGCAGACAGGGATCAGCCAGATAGCATGTCAACCACGTCCACCGTGGATACGGCCCGACTCGTCAGGGCCTTCGGCGCCGACAGAGTCAGAAACGTGAACAGCAGCTCTCGACTCGGTAAACTGTACAGCACCATCAGCAAACAGAGGGGAGACTGGAGAGGAACGGAGGCCGACTCCTCTGTTACCCTCACACCATCCGAGGAATCGGTACGTGTGTCTGAGAGGACAGGAAGCTGGAGACACGGTGTCTCCAGCTTCCTGTCCTCCTCCCTGCTCTACAAGTTATCTGTCGAAGTTAGCACTGGTCGTGTTTATGCTAACATTTATTATTCCACTTGTCTGAATGTAAAAGTGCTTCCACACCTGCCCTCAGGTTGTTGCTGATTCAGCACAAACATCCAGCTCACACACGTTCTCACCACAGCGCAGACCTTCCAGGGTTCTGACAGCCAAGAGGGCTGGAAGAGCCGTCAACAAAAGCATCCAGGCAGGTCAGTCATCATCAACCATGAGCAACTTTTacttgtgagaaaaaaatgaaaacttcttattttttctatgtgCATGTTTTCAATGTAGGAATTTAGGCTGTCAGAATAAGGAAGGAATCAATGAatcgtatgataaattaaaaggagctcaataatttccaatATGATgattaatattgtttgaaggccatttttgtttacagagacattgtaatcacttttatttttgttttcaattgtgtgttttttaaattttatttcagttttacaaatattttttggttatcgtgttttattttggatatttaaaacgtcttccagttccatcgttaagtgctttttaaaattggtttattGGTAGGAAGGAATAGGAATGCATTTCTTTGGGAGATTAATAAGACTGTatgaaatatattcattttgGTTCTTCAATATTCTGTACATTATTTGACTCGATGTATTTGGCGAATAagacattaacaaaaaataagtgtttttttttatcttagatGCTAAATGTATAGATTTTTGGGGGCAGTTTTGGCTTAGTATCTTTTTCATTCATcaaatatccttttttttttttttgcctgtatCCTCCAGTTAACTATTAATatattactaaattagttgacaattatttcaataatcgattaatcgtttctgccctaaaaaaaatctaatgttttgtAAAGTCGGTAATATTTTTACCTTCTTCCTCAGGCGAGCTGGAGATTGTTCGTAACGGAACTCGGCGGAACACCAGAGATGTCGGGACTACGTTCCCCTCTCCTGCAGAAGCCAGGACTTATGGGCAGACCTCCTCTTCGTCAGGCactgtgggaggaagaggaggaaggtggAGAGTTCTTCCTAAATCAAACAGCAACCAGAGGCAGAAGAAGAGCAAGAGGAGCCCCTCCAAGCCTTACCCTAAAAGTAGGTTTGCTCGTACAGCTCGCGGCGGAAGACAGGTTTTTCATTAACTCATTGAACAGAGAGCGCGTTAGCTTCGCGTGCTGTCGCGACGCCTGGACTGCCATGGacctctgaatttttttttttaattagctcAACACATGATGAGCGAAAAACGACAGCGGAAGCGACAGTTTTCTGCCATTCGGGGTGAACCCAACACACGGGACGTGATGGCGGCAAAAGttgaacagtttttaaattctcCTGTCGCATAGCTCACCCGCGTGTGGGCGTCTACGCGCACAAGCTTGAAATTTCATGTGTGCGAATTTCACTGGTGACGGAGAAGGACTAGAGGTTGTCGCCTCCCGCGTGTCGAGCCATTAACACGAGGCCAGTCGCGCGCGAATCATTTCACCTCAGACAGACCAACAAAAGTTTCTAATATTTTGAAGATTCAAATGCTCTTAAGTTTGCAGTTGTGTTATGTGAGAATAGAAAAATTCAGGAAGTGGGAATAATTTTGTGATGCACTTTGtcatgtttaacattttaaatgatttttttaaggtGTTTCGTGGTTCATCCCGGCTGACAACCCGAGGTCTGAGATGAGGAAGGAGAACCGGCCGGAGAGGTCGAACACGGCGTGGTTTGAGCCGCACAGCAGAACCCGTCCGTGGAGAGAGCTGCTCAGACAGAGACAAGTCCGAGATCTGAATCCTAAAACCAAAATATCGTCCTCTGGCCTGGCACGGGTCTCCCTGCAAGTAAGTTTATGGGGGTTTTTTGTCTTCAGAAAGgtggatttaaaaataaaatacaaatagttaaaatgttcagtgtttAACACATACGCATTGTGGGAGATTTCATTGTATTGCTCCGTCCCTGCAGGAGGCTCTGGAGATTCGGCGGCCGGATTTCATCTCTCAGTCCAAGCAGAGGGTGAGATGTCTGGCTCTGCAGGCCGAGGAGAGGAGGATCCAGTCTGCGTTCAGCCGAGAGAGAAACCTGCTGTTCGACCAGCTAGAAGAACCTCAGAGGCTGCCGAGACCCGCAGGTATCCAGAACCTGGAGAACCACTGCTCCACACCGTCACTCTGGGCTGCAGGAGTTACAGTAACTGCAGCAGctaaaagtttgttgttttttttctttgcaaaggcACGGCGCTGTTGAGGAGAGCAGTACCCAGGAAAGAGATGATCCAGAGGTCCAAACAGTAAGCATTTAATGTTAATATCTGCATTTCACATTAGAAGCTTTACTCAGGTTACAACTCATCAGTCTATTATGGCACAACATGAAAACTTCCCACAAAATAAGTGCAAATTCAGCACATAAACACGTCGGCACCATATCCATGGTGTGCAGATATTTACCTTTAAGGAAATTATGTTTGTTTAGTATaaaggtcagaaaaaaatgagtaaattccCTCCAAAATGctaagaaattttgagattaatctcagacattttccaacaaaaaaaacacgaaCATTTCTGGGTTGGAAAACCTGAAAATTTGTTAGAGAAACTGATACTTTTGTATTAACCAAGATTAATCTTcaaaagagagacaaaaaatgtggaatCGTGGCATTTCTAAGGTCCAAATCATTTTTGccttttgaaactgaaatttccacgttttctcttgaaaatgtctgagattaatctcaaaatgtctgaattttttgacagaaatgtacGCCTCCCTCCTCCATCTACAACAGCCCTAATGCGTTGTCATAGTTTAGAGTATGTATCTCACACCTTTGTTTAATTTGCAACACTGACATTGTCAATTTTACTGCAACAGAATTTATGAGAATCTTCCTGAGGTGCGACgcaggagagaggaggaaaggCGGAAGGCCGAGTATCAGTCGTACAGGCTGAACGCCAAGCTGTACAACAAGGTGCCGTCCGTCAGTCAGGAACAAAAACATCCTGATCTGACAGCATTTCTGTGACCATTTGTTCCACTTTGACTCCATGTTGGAAATGACTGACATGCTgcttgttcttttcttcttttctttttcagagagTGAGGAACCGAGTCCTGGGCAGGAGAACAGCCTGGCAGTGATTAAACGGAACAgctccaaaatgttttttatttcataagtCATATGAAATTCTTTTGAGCCATTCAATACAGAACAAAGCAGACATATTTTTACCAGAAAGAAAGGTGCTGCAGATCAAATCTgcctatttttttaatcatgtgaaacagaaacttgggtattggttttttttgttgttgttgttaaaattaaagtgattttactttttttttttcaagaaatacaaaaaaagtttttagttttgagaATATGAAGACAATGGAGGCCGACATTGGCTCTGAAGGATTTATTGATCAGTTATCGgttgtgcagcagcaggaaacCACACAGGGGACAAAGAGACGAACTGCAGATTCACTACACCACACAGCATCGCGACATACTTTCATACAAATGCACTAGGCCCGTAAAACGAATTCATAAACGTTCAAGTTAATAATGACAGTCGTGTGTAAACAGAAACAGccagaaaataaatgagtgaaaatGTCAGTGAGGATTGAGCCTTGGCAGACGTGGTGGTAAAAAAGAAACGTTCAGACAttattgtagtttttcttcAAGAAGgttcaattaaataaacataaactaaGGCAGGCGACTGATGGCTGCAGGTTAAGGCTCGGACAAAGTTCCGGTCTTTAGAACGTGAACATTTCTGGACTCTTATTGAAGAAACTGGTGTCACTCACTGCGTAACCTGACCTAACTGTAGCCAGGCTGTGTCCACTGAAGTTATTTAGTTCCTTTAGTCTCAAAGGTTTTCCTCCAACGTTTGAATAATGGCTAAAATCCTCCCGTCTGTTTGTAACTGAAACATGTGCAGGACTTTGTTCTGTTGTGCAaattctcacacacacacacacacaaaatgacaTTTACAACTCATAATTTCCCTCCTCACAGTCAAGCTAAGAACTGAGCACAATGCAACGACTCCCTAAAAAGATTAGAACACTTCCTAATATTCTGCACAGTTTTACAGGACTCACACAGGAGCGGAGAAGAGCTTGGTAAATACGGTGTTTGTGATTCTGGGCGGCATGCATCAGTTTATCCACCCTGGTTCACCGCCACAGTCTGAAGCACGGCTTTCCGTCACATCAGGATGGAATCAACCTGAAAGTTAATAGAGGCGCACCATTGAGCAAACGTAACGTCGATTGGCACCAGGCTGAGGCCTATTTCTGATCTCTGGTAATGCTTCGACCCGACTAGGCCAActtctctttaagaacctctaTGGTCAAATACATACAGAAGaggattctgactttaatttgaaGTCAggattcaaaggaaaaaaaagtcaaaatccttttttttatttggcccTAATCTTCTGTAGATacaaaacaagtattttttttttctggctttgtTGTTGTGGGTGATCATTAGTAATTTGTATTATATTAAAAGCCAAACTGATGGCTGTCTGAAAAAAGATTATAgtgatatttcaaaataaagacaaaatgattaGCTTAGCTTATAATAGCATCATatgttagctgttagcatggGCTAGCATTACTAAAACACAGGTCCCTGTGTCTGTGCTAGTGAATGTAGATCCTGCTGAGATCCTAATATTTCCAAACGGCtcccaacatttccaaattcaGCATAACAGACGGGTCCAAAGCTAAACTTTGCTCTGCTAAACATTTTGCCATCTTGCAGCCTGAATGAACATCAGACATGCCACGATGTAtcagtttccttttttaaacaacCTCTTATATGTCCGTGATTCAAATTACTTTTCACTCACCTTGTGCTGatactgaaaaacacaaacttttagTCTTCATTCAGGAACAACCTCCACACTGAAGATTGTTGTCTGCAACATGATATAGCACTTAGAAATGGTGCATTTATGGATCAGAAGAGGCTTGGATTTGTCATTTTCTGATCAGGAAGTCACTGAATAAGCTGATGATAtctccaaagaaaaaaaaaaaatgaaataactaatGGCCTGAAATTGTTTCAGTTGTCAAATTGTACGATTTCTTTTCTGTCATCCTCGTTTAAAACAGCCGTGGCCAAAACGGATCGGCATCAGAACCGAGCCTGGTGTTACGTAAATAAAATCTAAGTAAGCTGAGATGAAAAATGTCACTTGTAACAACAGAGT from Xiphophorus hellerii strain 12219 chromosome 19, Xiphophorus_hellerii-4.1, whole genome shotgun sequence encodes:
- the alms1 gene encoding uncharacterized protein alms1 isoform X2, which encodes MEPEQMATTPSHRLGDEDTIGPDGQTGPPEAQSRSIVQQDQRPLKIKTDVRELQLSKQKVFQLEFQDSHLSPALSLLPLISGLEHSVTEYSFFQQGDPDFAPLRAFPDVSMVSERLRFPIHESTTHSSEQSSLSQHPLAQTTLLSDEGASSNSSPSQHDTQRKLSRGDSKETKLEALYDLTGRNTVGIHKDENIFLNKDIPMQDPQADQREVGMQSSSSSSVSSESLTSIKSTGFCPDQPRHTEACKDNMFERQGSPGEASPSQQQKRHKEISNITTGSRSTQPDDSSQELHKELLSEVRKLSNFEAHEQPEGPTPTHELITPFLKESQGKPSGKPFSEWVHRDRDLWSLQTQTGSDGSYLGFLPQSQSTPGVFFAPLKFDVKTKLAHLSAIESNIETFYPSITGAHSADGRLPDTEDPLEASHKVHSLPSLNYLQKVDAWKTKESSERTPPLEGLALHRPSGVPPKKGDEGGSNTFIQQPSTNQDATQISSSTPSGGSSPRRGEAVGGAPGDLENKGSATPPSASPFGRSQSPSSLGTVVMVADKHQLTNTAPENKIQGLKDTLPSPSTTTQPSRFKSLGHFSDVSELSSSQDSYTEIKVGPSVGTSSVVSLELDNYAPYWTFKHSATSPSPPGPKELNIDERIPLYLQNLGIDQTPSKILTPFAPRGPIREPEFSPTDLCTSKGSSGTSSESTQPSESSSPHKGEFSRSSVLSVDSSSSIPLSTDSLGLVSSPSEQVRVKTSPPSDTEATQRESRPASCSGAGERSHSSVLIQNSKQDFKSVAVNVSDTDTKSSVRSSDNTDQDAENSFVSTKALSEIRKLLSQAEDMISTASSTSSSGPNATLLFSDKDIFRPPNTTTSWLQNSSFSSSISTSTGGDIKSHSSPPWARSSSDSILTSEKPNQSSTGLENLTSSEQPDSPSTQARRTEPEGCSAAPPDKIQTQPSTAASTTQLNAVLEEDNGEEEKTIPSDLGAESRSSFPVCEDADQGVMSDSSSESSLAIRVAKLLQNESSATMTSSTPSVTDQEEGKAREWIKSKVLGQQRDLLLLDVEDRRHIEEIKKQLLMRNPLKSQGSTDTESSSVASSVWVHKETNVPTAAETFPTLSIANKQLAVHPDPHKTLPSNLHLDLEARVCAIAAREGVTLSTKRPQALPSISIPTQRNSVTSSPSNSTPTSTSALSPASDPLHLAELSTGTSSSSKCLSTNLDESEMIPLVQITREPPSVHDESTRKRRDTVGGQGEELSPTATQAVGKQDVGTNVQSSSFLAISQGFRTGHFTLLPKNILASAAHCPGSGAASAALRDSSLTACSPDEGVGSSSPAEWYDGGKPAADRSDASTIDPQGKGITPSSPYPVEAPVAVLLPYKPRGSEELFYVPQMEADVSSTNRSDTTMESSHTGSDDAVPPTFSSEVLGDQDPRLDRGVAFRHQEGIYSKRLRTAIVTMADPTHTDVPAAADRGSPALIQGVKPSSQESSTFTRAPSINLKPSSRDQGTSPIHFPQYEPTELTHDRFHPAHLERVQTETRERELPPPAPRQGARTLDHLWQKFCDQRTKDEARPTGDKDASLLERLERLSRVIHRTQATQEAESQEERSSYFPGRTPRKERKEIKWSEHGGVTDRGWEAGGGEAEHPTQLSHPSSPADRDQPDSMSTTSTVDTARLVRAFGADRVRNVNSSSRLGKLYSTISKQRGDWRGTEADSSVTLTPSEESCFHTCPQVVADSAQTSSSHTFSPQRRPSRVLTAKRAGRAVNKSIQAGELEIVRNGTRRNTRDVGTTFPSPAEARTYGQTSSSSGTVGGRGGRWRVLPKSNSNQRQKKSKRSPSKPYPKSVSWFIPADNPRSEMRKENRPERSNTAWFEPHSRTRPWRELLRQRQVRDLNPKTKISSSGLARVSLQEALEIRRPDFISQSKQRVRCLALQAEERRIQSAFSRERNLLFDQLEEPQRLPRPAGTALLRRAVPRKEMIQRSKQIYENLPEVRRRREEERRKAEYQSYRLNAKLYNKRVRNRVLGRRTAWQ